Proteins from one Balaenoptera musculus isolate JJ_BM4_2016_0621 chromosome 7, mBalMus1.pri.v3, whole genome shotgun sequence genomic window:
- the SUMO1 gene encoding small ubiquitin-related modifier 1 isoform X2, protein MSDQEAKPSTEDLGDKKEGEYIKLKVIGQDSSEIHFKVKMTTHLKKLKESYCQRQGVPMNSLRFLFEGQRIADNHTPKELGMEEEDVIEVYQEQTGGRSTI, encoded by the exons GAGGCAAAACCTTCAACCGAGGACTTGGGGGataagaaggaaggagaatatATTAAACTCAAAGTCATCGGACAG GATAGCAGTGAGATTCACTTCAAAGTGAAAATGACAACACATCTCAAGAAACTCAAAGAATCGTACTGTCAAAGACAG gGAGTTCCCATGAATTCACTCAGGTTTCTCTTTGAAGGTCAGAGAATTGCTGATAATCACACTCCAAAAGAA cTGGGAATGGAGGAAGAAGATGTGATTGAAGTTTATCAGGAACAAACAGGGGGTCGTTCAacaatttag